From the genome of Spinacia oleracea cultivar Varoflay chromosome 2, BTI_SOV_V1, whole genome shotgun sequence, one region includes:
- the LOC110775332 gene encoding putative EG45-like domain containing protein 1 has product MTMSHSKLFSIFILSTVYIFRTCSGDIGAAAEYSSPYLPTSCYSSDAAEFPSNNLFAAAGDGIWDNGAACGRQYLVKCISAPEPASCENPETIQLKIVDYANSAVSHPLLTPATTMLLSNTAYAMLLNLSSSSSPPSSINIEFQQV; this is encoded by the exons ATGACCATGTCTCACTCTAAATTATTCTCCATCTTCATCCTTTCCACTGTTTATATTTTTCGTACATGCTCCGGTGATATTGGTGCTGCGGCCGAGTATTCTTCTCCATATCTCC CAACATCATGCTACTCAAGTGATGCGGCAGAGTTTCCATCAAACAACCTATTCGCGGCGGCCGGAGACGGCATATGGGACAACGGGGCAGCTTGTGGGAGGCAATATTTGGTAAAATGCATAAGTGCACCAGAACCAGCAAGTTGTGAAAATCCAGAGACTATTCAACTTAAAATTGTTGATTATGCAAATTCTGCAGTTTCACATCCTCTGCTTACTCCCGCCACAACTATGTTGTTATCCAACACCGCCTACGCGATGCTACTcaatctttcttcttcttcttcacctcCGAGTTCAATCAATATTGAGTTCCAACA